AAAACTCCAAAAACTTTATATTATAGGGGAGATTTAGAACTTCTAAAAAAAAGAAAAGTCTCCATTGTAGGTACTAGAAAACCTTCAAAATATACAAATTTAATCACCCATAAAATTGCAATTGAATTAAAAAATAGAGATGTTGCTGTAATTAGTGGTGGAGCAATTGGTGTTGATGCAATTGCCCATAAAGCAGCTTCAAGTGAAAATACCATTGCAGTGGTAGCAAATGGATTAGATATTAAATATCCAGCAATAAATAAAAAACTTCTTGATGAGATTGAAAAAAACGGTTTAGTATTAAGTGCTTATAAGGATGGAGAAAAAGCACGTAACTATACCTTTGTCCAAAGAAATGAGATTGTAGTTGCCTTAGGTGAAGTTTTAATTGTTACTCAAGCAGATGAAAAAAGTGGCAGTTTAACATCAGTAAAATATGCCCTTGAAATGGGAAAAAAGGTTTACACTATACCCCATAGATTAAATGAAAGTTTAGGTACTTTAAAGCTTGTGGAAAAAGGTTTAATTGAAGTGATTTATGATTTAGATAAATTTTTAGATAGATTTGGAAAAGTAAAAAAAGTAGAAGATGAATTCACTCTCTTTTTAAACTCTTTTCCAAGTTATGAAGAAGCAATAAGTAAATATTCTAATAAAATATTTGAGTATGAACTTGAAGGGAAAATCAAAATTGAAAATGGGAAAGTTTTTCTAATCTAACTTCTTATATCCATTTTGTTTTAATAAAGATATAGTAGCTAAAATAGACAATATAATTCCCATAAACATAAATATATTAATTTTCTCAGCCTCAAAAATATACATAAATAAGGCAACAACTGCAGGATTTAAATATACATACGCCATCACTTTATTTGGGCCAAGAGTTATTGTTGCTTTTTGATATAAAAACACAGTAAATAAAGTTGCCCCTATAGATAAATATAACATATAAAAAAGATAATTATCTTCAATCTTTTCCCACTGTAAAGATACATCTAAAACAAATAAAGCAATACTCATCCAAATAATTCCACCAAATAAAGTCATCAAAGTCAAAACTAAACTGTTGTCATTTTCTTCATAAAAATACTTTACACTAATAGAATATAAAGCCATAGATAAAACTCCAAATAAAAATATAATATCCCCATAATTAAAAGTAAGTTTAATCATAGCTTCTATACTTCCATCAAAAATAACTATTAGCGTACCAATCATACCCACAAAATATGTCATTAACTTATATATATTTAATTTGTCTTTAAATACAAATCCTGCAAAAAAAGCAGTTATTAGTGGAACTAACGTAAATAAAGTAGCTGTATTTAATGCACTTGTATATTCTAAAGCTTTAAATAAAAGAATAAAATATAAACTATAGAAAAGACTGATTTTAAGACCTTTTAAAAAACTATTTTTTATTTTTTCTCTTAATTTCTTTTTCATTAAAATAAAAGGTAATAAAGCAAAAAAAGCTAATACAAATCTAAATAAAGTAAGAGAGATAGGATGTATAACACCAGATAATTTCCCTGAGATTATAAATGACAAAGCTATTAAAACTGTTGCAATTAATACTAAAATATGTGCTTTTATATTTTCATTCAAATGAAATTCCTTTTTTTGATTAATTTTATAAAAAAAAATATATTTTGTCATTTACATATGTTGATAAATTAGATAATCTTTCAAAATGAAAAATGATGAGATACTTAACAGTTTAAAACATACTATGAATTCTTACTATCCTTTAAGTGAAGAAACTTGGAAGGAATTAAACAAAATACTTACTATTAGAAAAATTAAAAAAGATGAATATGCATTTCATTTCAATGAAAAAATAAATGCTATATCATATGTTTATAAAGGATTATTTAGAGTTTTTGCTGTAAATCAAAAAGGGGAAGAGTTTAACAAAAACTTCTTTTGGGAAACAAGAGTTTATGGTGATATGATTGCACTATTACAGGATAAGGAGACTCAAACCTCAATACAAGCATTGGAAGACTCAATTGTTGTTGAAATTACCCATGATAAATATAGACAATTACTTTATAAATATGATGATTTAAAAATGTATCACATTTATTATTTAGAGAAACATTGGATATTTCAAAAGGATAATATCAGTTATTCTTTAGTTTTAGAAGATGCCTATGATAGATATAAGAGGTTTTTAAAAGAGTATGGTCATATAGAAAAAAGATTATCTCAATACCATATCGCTTCATATCTTGGAATTAGCCCTACTCATTTAAGTAGGATAAAAAAGTATTCTTAAATAAAGTTGCCCTATTTATTATAACTCACAGGGCAATCTTTTTAGTGTCTTAATTGATAAGTAATATCTCCTGCACCAACTCCTAAAATAATACCTTCAGAATATTCATGTATTATTTTACCATCTTTAATAAGTTCAATTTTCCCCTTTGAGGTTTTTAAACTATCTGCAAAAATTGGATTATAATATTCAAACTCTTTTTCAAAATCTATCTCAATTTTTTGTTCACCTGCAACTGTCCAAATTGGTAAAATTACAAGTTCATCACATCTTCTAAAACATTTTTTAAAACCTTCAAGGTTGTCATTTGTT
The sequence above is drawn from the Arcobacter arenosus genome and encodes:
- a CDS encoding Crp/Fnr family transcriptional regulator, translated to MKNDEILNSLKHTMNSYYPLSEETWKELNKILTIRKIKKDEYAFHFNEKINAISYVYKGLFRVFAVNQKGEEFNKNFFWETRVYGDMIALLQDKETQTSIQALEDSIVVEITHDKYRQLLYKYDDLKMYHIYYLEKHWIFQKDNISYSLVLEDAYDRYKRFLKEYGHIEKRLSQYHIASYLGISPTHLSRIKKYS
- a CDS encoding DNA-processing protein DprA, with product MTKELSNTITELSNMKKTPKTLYYRGDLELLKKRKVSIVGTRKPSKYTNLITHKIAIELKNRDVAVISGGAIGVDAIAHKAASSENTIAVVANGLDIKYPAINKKLLDEIEKNGLVLSAYKDGEKARNYTFVQRNEIVVALGEVLIVTQADEKSGSLTSVKYALEMGKKVYTIPHRLNESLGTLKLVEKGLIEVIYDLDKFLDRFGKVKKVEDEFTLFLNSFPSYEEAISKYSNKIFEYELEGKIKIENGKVFLI
- a CDS encoding DMT family transporter; this translates as MNENIKAHILVLIATVLIALSFIISGKLSGVIHPISLTLFRFVLAFFALLPFILMKKKLREKIKNSFLKGLKISLFYSLYFILLFKALEYTSALNTATLFTLVPLITAFFAGFVFKDKLNIYKLMTYFVGMIGTLIVIFDGSIEAMIKLTFNYGDIIFLFGVLSMALYSISVKYFYEENDNSLVLTLMTLFGGIIWMSIALFVLDVSLQWEKIEDNYLFYMLYLSIGATLFTVFLYQKATITLGPNKVMAYVYLNPAVVALFMYIFEAEKINIFMFMGIILSILATISLLKQNGYKKLD